One genomic region from Lepidochelys kempii isolate rLepKem1 chromosome 19, rLepKem1.hap2, whole genome shotgun sequence encodes:
- the IFNLR1 gene encoding interferon lambda receptor 1 isoform X1: MSTQRIGVLLALSSLQQILGSVALGQPTVPLSPPRNVTLLSKDFGMVLTWLPGEGSPPDVLYTVRYQRWDHLKHWEKVQHCRNISQTTCNLTCVPDLYNKFSARVKARSAGRRSPWVESGVMEYHFDVELAPPTLKVSVTETTINVSATFPLASCVNEAFIGLKYDLDFWEAGTEDKQKQYYDNMKQDKVTINTSVFSGNYCLSARASFQAIQLKHSKFSKPVCVLLKTKAMDWKFLITIAVPLLVMLFLCAAAASILCLGKQAAKREKRPQALDFSHFRAPRKILEKETSEKEFFEEALVCLEKPALGGRRSGPSVRNNVSLKASLLSLWEEEEEDDSSSFRPYTEMPRFPKRAPNSQAASTSHQGSHLGSELGGSHLEGGSLSNLAGLEFSQLVWRRGSAEEDTSGFQDSEKSFLSESSSLGDFSLIEARYPATSGNGQHVCQGDTFLQVTVLMEGLNGKPLVSEDSEGFPLDGPLVCFQTLKLAEDEGIASDSDSLTVCSEDDPPPLASVVSEIFETETRGKGDSLQQESNPKFKFQGYQHVHYMPRN, from the exons ATGTCTACCCAGAGAATCGGAGTCCTGTTAGCTCTGTCTTCCTTACAGCAGATTCTAG GCTCTGTAGCTCTGGGGCAGCCCACCGTGCCACTGTCCCCCCCTCGCAACGTGACGCTGCTGTCGAAGGATTTCGGCATGGTTTTGACATGGCTCCCCGGGGAGGGGTCCCCGCCAGATGTGCTGTATACCGTGAGATACCAAAG ATGGGATCACTTAAAGCACTGGGAAAAGGTCCAACACTGCAGAAATATTTCCCAAACCACCTGCAATCTGACTTGTGTGCCAGACCTGTACAACAAATTCAGCGCCCGTGTCAAAGCCCGGTCGGCAGGGCGCAGGTCCCCTTGGGTGGAGTCGGGAGTCATGGAATATCATTTTGATG TGGAACTGGCTCCCCCGACACTAAAAGTGAGCGTGACGGAAACTACAATCAACGTGAGTGCCACCTTCCCCCTGGCCTCCTGTGTGAACGAAGCCTTTATCGGTCTGAAGTATGACCTGGATTTCTGGGAAGCCGGAACTGAAGACAAG CAGAAGCAGTACTATGACAACATGAAGCAGGACAAGGTAACAATCAACACTTCTGTGTTCAGCGGCAATTACTGCCTGAGTGCCAGGGCTTCCTTCCAAGCAATCCAACTAAAACACAGCAAGTTCTCCAAGCCAGTGTGCGTGCTGTTAAAGACCAAAG CCATGGACTGGAAGTTCCTCATCACCATTGCAGTCCCATTGCTCGTCATGCTTTTCCTTTGCGCTGCCGCTGCCTCCATCCTATGTCTGGGTAAACAAGCTGCCAAGAGAGAGAAGAGGCCTCAAGCTTTG GATTTCTCCCATTTCAGAGCTCCTAGGAAGATCCTTGAGAAGGAGACCAGCGAAAAGGAGTTCTTTGAGGAAGCCCTCGTCTGCTTGGAGAAGCCAGCTTTGGGAGGGAGAAGGAGTGGTCCTTCAGTGAGGAACAATGTATCACTAAAGGCTTCTCTCCTCTCActctgggaggaagaggaggaggatgacagCAGCAGTTTCAGACCCTACACTGAAATGCCTCGGTTCCCGAAGAGAGCTCCCAACAGCCAAGCAGCCAGCACGAGTCACCAAGGGTCCCACTTGGGCTCTGAACTGGGTGGCTCCCACCTTGAGGGAGGATCTTTGTCTAACCTAGCAGGGTTAGAGTTCTCTCAGCTTGTCTGGAGAAGAGGCTCGGCCGAGGAGGACACCTCTGGGTTCCAAGACAGCGAGAAATCCTTCCTTTCTGAGAGTTCCTCCTTGGGAGACTTCTCTCTCATTGAAGCCAGATATCCAGCTACTAGTGGAAATGGGCAGCATGTCTGCCAAGGAGACACCTTCCTTCAGGTGACTGTGTTGATGGAGGGGCTGAATGGGAAGCCTCTTGTCAGCGAGGACTCCGAGGGCTTCCCTCTTGATGGGCCGCTTGTTTGCTTCCAGACTTTAAAGCTCGCAGAGGATGAGGGCATTGCAAGCGACAGTGACAGCCTCACCGTGTGCTCAGAAGACGACCCACCACCCCTGGCCTCGGTAGTAAGCGAGATTTTTGAAACAGAGACACGGGGGAAAGGTGACAGCTTGCAGCAAGAGAGCAATCCAAAGTTTAAATTCCAGGGATATCAGCATGTGCATTATATGCCAAGGAACTGA
- the IFNLR1 gene encoding interferon lambda receptor 1 isoform X2 translates to MSTQRIGVLLALSSLQQILGSVALGQPTVPLSPPRNVTLLSKDFGMVLTWLPGEGSPPDVLYTVRYQRWDHLKHWEKVQHCRNISQTTCNLTCVPDLYNKFSARVKARSAGRRSPWVESGVMEYHFDVELAPPTLKVSVTETTINVSATFPLASCVNEAFIGLKYDLDFWEAGTEDKKQYYDNMKQDKVTINTSVFSGNYCLSARASFQAIQLKHSKFSKPVCVLLKTKAMDWKFLITIAVPLLVMLFLCAAAASILCLGKQAAKREKRPQALDFSHFRAPRKILEKETSEKEFFEEALVCLEKPALGGRRSGPSVRNNVSLKASLLSLWEEEEEDDSSSFRPYTEMPRFPKRAPNSQAASTSHQGSHLGSELGGSHLEGGSLSNLAGLEFSQLVWRRGSAEEDTSGFQDSEKSFLSESSSLGDFSLIEARYPATSGNGQHVCQGDTFLQVTVLMEGLNGKPLVSEDSEGFPLDGPLVCFQTLKLAEDEGIASDSDSLTVCSEDDPPPLASVVSEIFETETRGKGDSLQQESNPKFKFQGYQHVHYMPRN, encoded by the exons ATGTCTACCCAGAGAATCGGAGTCCTGTTAGCTCTGTCTTCCTTACAGCAGATTCTAG GCTCTGTAGCTCTGGGGCAGCCCACCGTGCCACTGTCCCCCCCTCGCAACGTGACGCTGCTGTCGAAGGATTTCGGCATGGTTTTGACATGGCTCCCCGGGGAGGGGTCCCCGCCAGATGTGCTGTATACCGTGAGATACCAAAG ATGGGATCACTTAAAGCACTGGGAAAAGGTCCAACACTGCAGAAATATTTCCCAAACCACCTGCAATCTGACTTGTGTGCCAGACCTGTACAACAAATTCAGCGCCCGTGTCAAAGCCCGGTCGGCAGGGCGCAGGTCCCCTTGGGTGGAGTCGGGAGTCATGGAATATCATTTTGATG TGGAACTGGCTCCCCCGACACTAAAAGTGAGCGTGACGGAAACTACAATCAACGTGAGTGCCACCTTCCCCCTGGCCTCCTGTGTGAACGAAGCCTTTATCGGTCTGAAGTATGACCTGGATTTCTGGGAAGCCGGAACTGAAGACAAG AAGCAGTACTATGACAACATGAAGCAGGACAAGGTAACAATCAACACTTCTGTGTTCAGCGGCAATTACTGCCTGAGTGCCAGGGCTTCCTTCCAAGCAATCCAACTAAAACACAGCAAGTTCTCCAAGCCAGTGTGCGTGCTGTTAAAGACCAAAG CCATGGACTGGAAGTTCCTCATCACCATTGCAGTCCCATTGCTCGTCATGCTTTTCCTTTGCGCTGCCGCTGCCTCCATCCTATGTCTGGGTAAACAAGCTGCCAAGAGAGAGAAGAGGCCTCAAGCTTTG GATTTCTCCCATTTCAGAGCTCCTAGGAAGATCCTTGAGAAGGAGACCAGCGAAAAGGAGTTCTTTGAGGAAGCCCTCGTCTGCTTGGAGAAGCCAGCTTTGGGAGGGAGAAGGAGTGGTCCTTCAGTGAGGAACAATGTATCACTAAAGGCTTCTCTCCTCTCActctgggaggaagaggaggaggatgacagCAGCAGTTTCAGACCCTACACTGAAATGCCTCGGTTCCCGAAGAGAGCTCCCAACAGCCAAGCAGCCAGCACGAGTCACCAAGGGTCCCACTTGGGCTCTGAACTGGGTGGCTCCCACCTTGAGGGAGGATCTTTGTCTAACCTAGCAGGGTTAGAGTTCTCTCAGCTTGTCTGGAGAAGAGGCTCGGCCGAGGAGGACACCTCTGGGTTCCAAGACAGCGAGAAATCCTTCCTTTCTGAGAGTTCCTCCTTGGGAGACTTCTCTCTCATTGAAGCCAGATATCCAGCTACTAGTGGAAATGGGCAGCATGTCTGCCAAGGAGACACCTTCCTTCAGGTGACTGTGTTGATGGAGGGGCTGAATGGGAAGCCTCTTGTCAGCGAGGACTCCGAGGGCTTCCCTCTTGATGGGCCGCTTGTTTGCTTCCAGACTTTAAAGCTCGCAGAGGATGAGGGCATTGCAAGCGACAGTGACAGCCTCACCGTGTGCTCAGAAGACGACCCACCACCCCTGGCCTCGGTAGTAAGCGAGATTTTTGAAACAGAGACACGGGGGAAAGGTGACAGCTTGCAGCAAGAGAGCAATCCAAAGTTTAAATTCCAGGGATATCAGCATGTGCATTATATGCCAAGGAACTGA